From Haemorhous mexicanus isolate bHaeMex1 chromosome 2, bHaeMex1.pri, whole genome shotgun sequence, the proteins below share one genomic window:
- the FAM181B gene encoding protein FAM181B yields the protein MAVPAALLSPHHLLSFCFPAAGGLLGYADLEKGYEGGGGDAGDFREATRDLLSFIDSASSNIKLALDRPVKSRRKVNHRKYLQKQIKRCTGIIAAAAPPPPAACPPAACPARPPPRREPAQAAGSSLQSKSLAALFGSLQRGRGAAGGAEAKAGGGGAGGGERAAGGPRKVPLRDRNLPPSFFTEPALPGPAARGPPAKEPEKGGGGGGAEATEFFELLCPEYGALLPEHAAPTDAFGGRLPAELGLEHGLYELPLPAGPHPLLGGLLYPEPPWSPAAPCSPPRKAPPEPLRPIYPGGAEPVPAGGGGGGSEEPGGHLPAGFASFFPECPLAPPQPPYDYGGGYHRGGYPGL from the coding sequence ATGGCCGTGCCCGCCGCGCTGCTCAGCCCCCACCACCTCCTCTCCTTCTGCTTCCCCGCCGCCGGCGGGCTCCTGGGCTATGCCGACCTGGAGAAGGGCTAcgagggcggcggcggcgacgCGGGGGACTTTAGAGAAGCCACCCGGGACCTGCTGAGCTTCATCGACTCGGCTTCCAGCAACATCAAGCTGGCGCTGGACCGGCCGGTGAAGTCCCGGCGGAAGGTGAACCATAGGAAGTACCTGCAGAAGCAGATCAAGCGCTGCACGGGCATcatcgccgccgccgccccgccgccgcccgccgcctgcccgcccgccgcctgccccgcccggcccccgccgcgccgggAGCCCGCGCAGGCGGCGGGCAGCAGCCTCCAGAGCAAGAGCCTGGCCGCCCTCTTCGGCTCCctgcagcggggccggggcgcggcgggcggcgcCGAGGCCaaggcgggcggcggcggcgcgggcggcggggaGAGGGCGGCGGGCGGCCCGCGGAAGGTGCCGCTGCGGGACCGCAACCTGCCGCCCTCCTTCTTCACGGAGCCCgcgctgcccggccccgccgcccgcgggCCGCCCGCCAAGGAGCCGGAGAAGGGCGGCGGGGGAGGCGGCGCGGAGGCCACCGAGTTCTTCGAGCTGCTGTGCCCCGAGTACGGCGCGCTCCTGCCCGAGCACGCCGCCCCGACCGACGCCTTCGGCGGCCGCCTGCCCGCCGAGCTCGGGCTGGAGCACGGGCTGTACGAgctgccgctgcccgccggGCCGCACCCGCTGCTGGGCGGGCTGCTGTACCCCGAGCCGCCCTGGAGCCCGGCCGCGCCCTGCAGCCCGCCCAGGAAGGCGCCGCCCGAGCCGCTGCGCCCCATCTACCCCGGCGGCGCCGAGCCCGTGcccgccggcggcggcggcggcggcagcgagGAGCCCGGCGGGCACCTGCCCGCGGGGTTCGCCTCCTTCTTCCCCGAGTGCCCGCTGGCCCCGCCGCAGCCGCCCTACGACTACGGCGGCGGGTACCACCGCGGGGGCTACCCCGGGCTGTAG